In Drosophila simulans strain w501 chromosome X, Prin_Dsim_3.1, whole genome shotgun sequence, one DNA window encodes the following:
- the LOC27207087 gene encoding uncharacterized protein LOC27207087: MRSIILVLAFALAAVSALQLEEPVEQDVSLQELAKQLGLELNLDFDLNLGYNLEDELPEEGIVDVDEFAILDRMLRLLIAESKALAKEIILLTERQLLKIFLWPIRELEKLAEDVERRALDAGECAINVTSSSADMVASTTLDFLGCARDAAVTSINLVLDTKKAVLQLTLDGYQLYQLRRECKSHKTSIRKKTCNALFTAKGVLYVANGQASLRHLIRLRKSVPAVATDATSCTTKSTENAIHGFDELNAAIDACAANFK, encoded by the exons ATGAGGAGTATTATTTTGGTGTTGGCATTCGCCTTGGCGGCT GTCTCAGCCTTGCAACTGGAGGAGCCGGTTGAACAGGATGTTTCTCTGCAGGAATTGGCCAAGCAGCTGGGACTCGAACTGAACCTGGACTTCGACCTGAACCTGGGATACAACTTAGAGGACGAGCTGCCCGAGGAGGGCATCGTGGATGTGGACGAGTTCGCCATCCTGGACCGCATGTTGCGCTTGCTCATCGCCGAATCGAAGGCTCTGGCCAAGGAGATCATCCTGCTGACGGAGCGCCAGCTGCTGAAAATCTTCCTATGGCCCATTAGGGAGCTGGAGAAGCTGGCGGAGGACGTGGAGAGGCGGGCATTGGACGCGGGCGAGTGTGCCATCAATGTGACCAGCAGTTCGGCCGATATGGTGGCGTCCACCACACTGGACTTCCTGGGCTGCGCACGCGATGCCGCTGTCACGTCGATCAATCTGGTGCTGGACACCAAGAAGGCGGTGCTCCAACTGACCCTCGATGGCTATCAGCTGTATCAGCTGAGAAGGGAATGCAAGAGCCACAAGACCAGCATTCGAAAGAAGACGTGCAACGCCTTGTTCACCGCCAAGGGCGTCTTGTACGTCGCCAATGGACAGGCCTCGCTGCGCCACCTGATCAGACTGCGCAAGAGCGTTCCCGCCGTGGCCACCGATGCGACCAGCTGCACCACCAAGTCCACCGAGAACGCCATCCACGGATTCGACGAGCTCAACGCCGCCATCGATGCCTGTGCCGCCAATTTTAAGTGA